Proteins from a genomic interval of Candidatus Dormiibacterota bacterium:
- the cobO gene encoding cob(I)yrinic acid a,c-diamide adenosyltransferase, whose translation MDPELKKNRRGIILVFTGNGKGKSTAAMGLALRAAGNRMPVRIVQFIKGSWRTGERTAFTEWVPGVEIAAEGRGFTIDSLRDPQVSDEEHAEAGRNAWAIADEAVRGGAYRVVVLDEILGSITAGLVPLEEVLRLMREKPRDVHLVLTGRNAPPEVVDLADCVTEMREVKHHYRGAGIPAQRGIEF comes from the coding sequence TTGGACCCCGAGCTCAAGAAGAACCGCCGCGGCATCATCCTGGTCTTCACCGGCAACGGGAAGGGCAAGTCCACCGCCGCCATGGGGCTGGCGCTGCGCGCCGCCGGCAACCGCATGCCGGTGCGCATCGTGCAGTTCATCAAGGGCAGCTGGAGGACCGGCGAGCGCACCGCCTTCACCGAGTGGGTGCCGGGCGTGGAGATCGCCGCCGAGGGTCGCGGCTTCACCATCGACAGCCTCCGCGACCCCCAGGTCAGCGACGAGGAGCACGCCGAGGCGGGCCGCAACGCGTGGGCGATCGCCGACGAGGCGGTGCGCGGCGGCGCCTACCGGGTGGTGGTCCTCGACGAGATCCTCGGCTCGATCACCGCCGGCCTCGTCCCCCTCGAGGAGGTGCTGCGGCTGATGCGCGAGAAACCCCGGGACGTGCACCTGGTGCTGACCGGGCGCAACGCCCCGCCCGAGGTGGTCGACCTGGCCGACTGCGTCACCGAGATGCGCGAGGTGAAGCACCACTACCGCGGCGCCGGCATCCCCGCGCAGCGCGGCATCGAGTTCTAG
- the cobN gene encoding cobaltochelatase subunit CobN: protein MIVLVTTADTELIALAAARRRLPEGCAGAVGLSCAGWTAEEVRTRLEPLLPGAGCVALRLLGGRRAIPEAVDAIATACAAHGVALVAWPGDLTPDAELSALTTLDAEVAGSGFAYLVHGGEANVAQLVRLLSDATCGTEVGCEPPRPVPWDGRHHPRAPEDPAAAEAWWRAHLDPADDRPVVGLIFYRAHWMTGNLAVVDALSDAIEEAGCRALPVFCYSLRTDAGEPAAFAHLRDAGGRRLCDALISTLSFAMGELAVTGPQVAAEWSVTALRRLGVPVVQAIAATGSRERWERSDAGLSPVDVVMNVALPEFDGRIVSVPVSFKESVGGVTRYVPDLERVRRCARLTARLAGLRRLPRAEVRLAVVLSSYPTRNARVGNAVGLDTPASAVRLLRALRDDGYDLGDGELPDDGDALMHRLLAGGGYDREYLTADQLAAAPGHLSAEAYLSWFDTVPAAAREEMRRSWGEPPGRLYAHDGGLAFAGLRFGNVLVCIQPPRGFGEDPAAIYHSPDLAPSHHYLGFHRWLGDGFGAAAVVHLGKHGTMEWLPGKALGLSAACFPDLCIADLPLFYPFVVNDPGEGTQAKRRAHAVVVDHLIPPVSTADAYGPIVAVEQLMDEYYQAQALDPDRLPLIQERIWEEVRRAHLDADLAQAAAPDDFDAFLLRMDGYLCEIKDAQIRNGLHVLGAPPDGEALLDMLLACSSVTDGGVPGLEDSLAAACGLDLDALLADRGAAVSTPVTPALLPYVTGTARVAGDVVEAVRGLARALIAELATADFDAAVIPALLAATVPSGGAQAALEQLATVLWPALRRTTDEIDNLLHGLRGGYVPAGPSGAPTRGMTHVLPTGRNFYSVDPKSLPTETSWRVGSRLAEAVVERHLAETGAAPRSVGIVVWGTSAMRTGGDDIAQALRLLGVRPRWTRENRRVCGLEPISPDELGRPRVDVVLRVSGFFRDAFPNLVHLFDEAVEMVSALDEDGSVNPIAARVRDQTGRLVAAGLDPATAAERARYRIFGSRPGAYGAGVLPLLDSGNWQSDADIAAVYTAWGAHAYTRGRYGVSAEEQFRSCFSSIAVAIKNQDNREHDIFDSDDYLQYHGGMIACVRALTGTAPRAYFGDSADPARARVRDLAEEARRVFRARVVNPKWLAAMRRHGYKGAFEMAATVDYLYGYDATAGIVEGWMYAQVADEYVLGEVSQEFVRRSNPWALKAMAEKLLEAAARGLWDDADDERLRRLRAVATEVDAQLEAGMTPAAAVPT, encoded by the coding sequence GTGATCGTCCTCGTCACCACCGCCGACACCGAGCTCATCGCCCTGGCGGCGGCGCGGCGGCGGCTGCCCGAGGGGTGCGCGGGGGCGGTGGGGCTGAGCTGCGCCGGCTGGACCGCCGAGGAGGTGCGCACCCGGCTGGAGCCGCTGCTGCCCGGCGCCGGCTGCGTCGCCCTCCGGCTGCTCGGTGGCCGCCGCGCCATCCCCGAGGCGGTCGACGCCATCGCCACCGCCTGCGCCGCCCACGGCGTCGCCCTGGTGGCCTGGCCCGGCGACCTCACCCCCGACGCCGAGCTCAGCGCCCTGACCACCCTGGACGCCGAGGTGGCGGGCAGCGGGTTCGCCTACCTGGTCCACGGCGGTGAGGCCAACGTCGCCCAGCTGGTGCGGCTGCTCAGCGACGCCACCTGCGGCACCGAGGTGGGCTGCGAGCCGCCCCGGCCGGTGCCCTGGGACGGCCGCCACCATCCCCGCGCGCCCGAGGACCCCGCCGCCGCCGAGGCCTGGTGGCGTGCCCACCTCGACCCCGCCGACGACCGCCCGGTGGTCGGGCTGATCTTCTACCGGGCCCACTGGATGACCGGCAACCTCGCCGTGGTCGACGCCCTGTCCGACGCCATCGAGGAGGCCGGGTGCCGGGCGCTGCCGGTGTTCTGCTACTCGCTGCGCACGGACGCCGGGGAGCCGGCCGCGTTCGCCCACCTCCGCGACGCCGGCGGCCGCCGGCTCTGCGACGCGCTGATCAGCACCCTCTCCTTCGCCATGGGCGAGCTTGCCGTGACCGGCCCCCAGGTGGCCGCGGAGTGGTCGGTCACGGCGCTGCGGAGGCTCGGCGTGCCGGTGGTGCAGGCGATCGCCGCCACCGGCTCGCGGGAGCGCTGGGAGCGCAGCGACGCCGGCCTCAGCCCCGTCGACGTGGTCATGAACGTCGCCCTGCCCGAGTTCGACGGCCGCATCGTGTCGGTGCCGGTCTCCTTCAAGGAGAGCGTCGGCGGGGTGACCCGCTACGTCCCCGACCTGGAGCGGGTGCGCCGCTGCGCCAGGCTCACCGCCCGGCTGGCGGGGCTGCGCCGCCTGCCCCGCGCCGAGGTGCGCCTCGCCGTGGTGCTGAGCAGCTACCCCACCAGGAACGCGCGGGTGGGCAACGCGGTGGGCCTCGACACCCCCGCCTCGGCGGTGCGCCTGCTCCGCGCGCTGCGCGACGACGGCTACGACCTCGGCGACGGGGAGCTCCCCGACGACGGCGACGCGCTGATGCACCGGCTGCTCGCCGGCGGCGGCTACGACCGCGAGTACCTCACCGCCGACCAGCTGGCGGCGGCGCCCGGGCACCTCTCCGCCGAGGCCTACCTGAGCTGGTTCGACACCGTGCCGGCGGCGGCCCGCGAGGAGATGCGGCGCAGCTGGGGCGAGCCCCCCGGCCGCCTCTACGCCCACGACGGCGGGCTCGCCTTCGCCGGCCTGCGCTTCGGCAACGTGCTGGTCTGCATCCAGCCGCCGCGCGGCTTCGGCGAGGACCCGGCGGCGATCTACCACAGCCCCGACCTGGCGCCCTCGCACCACTACCTCGGCTTCCACCGCTGGCTCGGCGACGGCTTCGGCGCCGCCGCGGTGGTGCACCTCGGCAAGCACGGCACCATGGAGTGGCTGCCGGGCAAGGCGCTGGGACTCTCCGCCGCCTGCTTCCCCGACCTCTGCATCGCCGACCTGCCGCTCTTCTACCCGTTCGTGGTCAACGATCCCGGCGAGGGCACCCAGGCGAAGCGGCGCGCCCACGCGGTGGTGGTCGACCACCTCATCCCGCCGGTGAGCACCGCCGACGCCTACGGTCCGATCGTCGCCGTCGAGCAGCTGATGGACGAGTACTACCAGGCCCAGGCGCTCGACCCCGACCGCCTCCCCCTCATCCAGGAGCGGATCTGGGAGGAGGTGCGCCGCGCCCACCTCGACGCCGACCTCGCCCAGGCCGCCGCCCCCGACGACTTCGACGCCTTCCTGCTGCGCATGGACGGCTACCTCTGCGAGATCAAGGACGCGCAGATCCGCAACGGCCTGCACGTGCTCGGCGCGCCCCCGGATGGCGAGGCGCTGCTCGACATGCTGCTCGCCTGCTCGAGCGTGACCGACGGCGGCGTGCCCGGGCTGGAGGACTCGCTCGCCGCCGCCTGCGGCCTCGACCTCGACGCCCTGCTCGCCGACCGCGGTGCGGCGGTGAGCACACCCGTCACTCCCGCGTTGCTGCCGTACGTGACAGGAACAGCGCGGGTTGCGGGCGACGTGGTGGAGGCGGTGCGCGGGCTCGCGCGAGCCCTGATCGCCGAGCTCGCCACCGCCGACTTCGACGCCGCGGTGATCCCCGCCCTGCTCGCCGCCACGGTGCCGTCCGGCGGCGCCCAGGCGGCGCTGGAGCAGCTCGCGACGGTGCTGTGGCCGGCGCTGCGGCGCACCACCGACGAGATCGACAACCTGCTCCACGGGCTGCGCGGCGGCTACGTGCCGGCGGGGCCGAGCGGCGCCCCCACCCGGGGAATGACCCACGTGCTCCCCACCGGCCGCAACTTCTACTCGGTCGACCCCAAGTCGCTGCCCACCGAGACCTCGTGGCGGGTGGGCAGCCGGCTCGCCGAGGCGGTGGTCGAGCGGCACCTCGCCGAGACCGGCGCGGCGCCGCGCAGCGTGGGCATCGTGGTCTGGGGCACCTCGGCGATGCGCACCGGCGGCGACGACATCGCCCAGGCCCTCAGGCTGCTCGGGGTGCGGCCGCGCTGGACCCGCGAGAACCGCCGGGTCTGCGGGCTGGAGCCGATCTCCCCCGACGAGCTGGGACGGCCGCGGGTCGACGTGGTGCTGCGGGTGAGCGGGTTCTTCCGCGACGCCTTCCCCAACCTCGTCCACCTCTTCGACGAGGCGGTGGAGATGGTCAGCGCGCTCGACGAGGACGGCTCCGTCAACCCGATCGCCGCCCGGGTCCGCGACCAGACCGGGCGGCTCGTCGCCGCCGGCCTCGACCCCGCCACCGCCGCCGAGCGCGCCCGCTACCGCATCTTCGGCAGCCGTCCCGGCGCCTACGGGGCGGGGGTGCTGCCCCTGCTCGACTCCGGGAACTGGCAGAGCGACGCCGACATCGCCGCGGTGTACACCGCCTGGGGCGCCCACGCCTACACCCGCGGACGCTACGGGGTCTCCGCCGAGGAGCAGTTCCGCAGCTGCTTCAGCAGCATCGCGGTGGCGATCAAGAACCAGGACAACCGCGAGCACGACATCTTCGACAGCGACGACTACCTCCAGTACCACGGCGGCATGATCGCCTGCGTGCGCGCGCTCACCGGCACCGCGCCGCGCGCCTACTTCGGCGACAGCGCCGACCCCGCCCGCGCCCGGGTGCGCGACCTCGCCGAGGAGGCGCGGAGGGTGTTCCGCGCCCGGGTGGTCAACCCGAAGTGGCTGGCGGCGATGCGCCGGCACGGCTACAAGGGCGCCTTCGAGATGGCTGCCACCGTCGACTACCTCTACGGCTACGACGCCACCGCAGGCATCGTCGAGGGCTGGATGTACGCGCAGGTCGCCGACGAGTACGTGCTCGGCGAGGTCTCGCAGGAGTTCGTGCGCCGGAGCAACCCCTGGGCGCTGAAGGCGATGGCCGAGAAGCTCCTGGAGGCGGCGGCGCGCGGGCTCTGGGACGACGCCGACGACGAGCGCCTGCGCCGGCTGCGGGCGGTGGCCACCGAGGTCGACGCCCAGCTCGAGGCGGGGATGACCCCGGCCGCGGCGGTGCCGACGTGA
- a CDS encoding cobyrinate a,c-diamide synthase — MSPPAPVVLVAHGTRDEAGRDELRALTRAVAASAGAPVRCGVIEYPAAELEPVFASLAAAAADALRLGGAEVRLVPLLLFPAGHAGEDMAVVIRGARLLHPRVRWRCAPLLRPAPALLAALGERVRAADTELGGRAEAVLVVGRGTGSAHANRRLDRLVAARLHAADGRPVAHAFASLAPPGVAAALEALHRGGVTSAVVAPYLLNQGLIARRIRREAVATAARLGMRVAVAEHLGLHPAVVAYLRARARGGRAAGTAAAVTATPLRPGGARLPRPIVVAGCASGTGKSTLALGLMAAFRARGLRVQPFKVGPDYIDPLHHNAVAGRVSRNLDSVLCDPRSLPALAARAAAGADVAVVEGVLGLFDGRLDGGDAGSTAEVARLVDGVVVLVVDAARAARSVGAVALGFARFDPRVRIEAVVLNRVGSERHARTATEAVESATGIPVLGCIPRDDELTLPERYLGLVPPQERPHPPRWAERLGATVEHALDLDTLLRLAGAGRGPVGDPDHDPFAPPVAPARARVAVARDGAFTFHYADALELLAARGAELVPFSPLGDTALPECDALWLPGGFPERFATTLAANVPMRASVAAALRAGLPAVAECGGAMYLGTAITTEDGERHPMCGVLPYGTRMGAGRALGYRTATALRPSPLFRDGDTVTGHEFHWSAADPGVEPASAAWSVAGGGGAEGHATPTLLASYIHLHLCGVPAAAARLVAAGERHRRGAGLAGARAR, encoded by the coding sequence GTGAGCCCGCCGGCGCCGGTGGTGCTGGTCGCCCACGGCACCCGCGACGAGGCCGGTCGCGACGAGCTGCGGGCGCTCACCCGGGCGGTGGCCGCGAGCGCCGGCGCACCGGTCCGCTGCGGGGTCATCGAGTACCCGGCGGCGGAGCTCGAGCCGGTCTTCGCCAGCCTCGCCGCCGCCGCCGCGGACGCGCTCCGGCTCGGCGGCGCAGAGGTGCGGCTGGTGCCGCTCCTGCTCTTCCCCGCCGGCCATGCCGGCGAGGACATGGCGGTGGTGATCCGGGGCGCCCGGCTGCTCCACCCCCGGGTGCGCTGGCGCTGCGCCCCGCTGCTCCGCCCCGCGCCGGCGCTGCTCGCCGCCCTCGGCGAGCGGGTGCGCGCCGCCGACACCGAGCTCGGCGGCCGCGCCGAGGCGGTGCTGGTGGTGGGACGCGGCACCGGCTCGGCGCACGCCAACCGCCGGCTCGACCGGCTGGTGGCCGCCCGCCTCCACGCCGCCGACGGCCGCCCGGTGGCGCACGCCTTCGCCTCGCTCGCCCCGCCCGGCGTCGCCGCCGCCCTCGAGGCGCTGCACCGGGGGGGCGTGACCAGCGCGGTGGTGGCGCCGTACCTGCTCAACCAGGGGCTGATCGCCCGGCGCATCCGCCGCGAGGCCGTCGCCACCGCGGCGCGGCTGGGCATGCGGGTGGCCGTGGCGGAGCACCTCGGCCTCCACCCCGCGGTGGTCGCCTACCTGCGCGCCCGGGCCCGGGGCGGGCGGGCGGCGGGCACGGCCGCGGCGGTGACCGCGACCCCGCTGCGCCCGGGGGGAGCCCGTCTGCCCCGGCCGATCGTGGTCGCGGGATGCGCCAGCGGCACCGGCAAGAGCACCCTGGCCCTGGGGCTGATGGCGGCGTTCCGCGCCCGCGGGCTGCGCGTCCAGCCGTTCAAGGTCGGCCCCGACTACATCGACCCGCTCCACCACAACGCCGTCGCCGGGCGGGTCTCGCGCAACCTCGACTCGGTGCTCTGCGACCCCCGCAGCCTCCCCGCCCTCGCCGCCCGGGCCGCCGCGGGGGCGGACGTGGCCGTGGTCGAGGGGGTGCTCGGCCTCTTCGACGGCCGTCTCGACGGCGGCGACGCCGGCAGCACCGCCGAGGTGGCCCGGCTCGTCGACGGGGTGGTGGTGCTGGTGGTCGACGCCGCCCGGGCGGCCCGCTCGGTGGGCGCGGTGGCGCTCGGGTTCGCCCGCTTCGACCCCCGGGTGCGCATCGAGGCGGTGGTGCTGAACCGGGTGGGCTCGGAGCGCCACGCCCGGACCGCGACCGAGGCGGTCGAGTCCGCCACCGGCATCCCCGTGCTCGGCTGCATCCCCCGCGACGACGAGCTGACCCTGCCGGAGCGCTATCTCGGGCTGGTGCCCCCCCAGGAGCGCCCCCACCCGCCCCGCTGGGCGGAGCGGCTCGGCGCCACCGTCGAGCACGCGCTCGACCTCGACACCCTGCTCCGGCTCGCCGGCGCCGGCCGCGGCCCGGTCGGCGATCCCGACCACGACCCCTTCGCGCCGCCGGTGGCGCCGGCCCGCGCCCGGGTGGCGGTGGCCCGTGACGGCGCCTTCACCTTCCACTACGCCGACGCCCTCGAGCTGCTCGCCGCCCGGGGCGCCGAGCTGGTGCCCTTCTCGCCCCTCGGCGACACCGCCCTCCCCGAGTGCGACGCCCTCTGGCTGCCGGGTGGCTTCCCGGAGCGGTTCGCCACCACCCTCGCCGCCAACGTGCCGATGCGCGCGTCGGTGGCGGCGGCGCTGCGCGCCGGGCTGCCCGCGGTCGCGGAGTGTGGCGGCGCCATGTACCTCGGCACCGCGATCACCACCGAGGACGGCGAGCGCCATCCGATGTGCGGGGTGCTCCCCTACGGCACCCGGATGGGGGCTGGGCGCGCGCTCGGCTACCGCACCGCCACCGCGCTGCGGCCGTCGCCCCTCTTCCGCGACGGCGACACCGTCACCGGACACGAGTTCCACTGGTCGGCCGCGGACCCGGGGGTGGAGCCGGCGAGCGCCGCCTGGTCGGTGGCCGGCGGCGGCGGAGCCGAGGGCCATGCCACCCCGACGCTGCTCGCCTCGTACATCCACCTCCACCTGTGCGGCGTCCCCGCCGCCGCCGCCCGGCTGGTGGCCGCGGGGGAGCGGCACCGCCGCGGCGCGGGGCTGGCCGGGGCGCGGGCTCGGTGA
- a CDS encoding precorrin-8X methylmutase gives MTVPGEGRALAALGLPAAEIEALSMARLRAAATVALPPPPAEQVALRMAYAAGDPGLLAELVVPVAAVEAATAALGCRAAVICDVAMVAAGARAWLARLGIEPLVAVEAAGRPLPDLVGAATRAAAAGSSRSARGLLALAAEIGGAVVVIGNAPTALLALLDALADGAPPPAAVVASCCGLVAAAEAKELLLAGAPAPSIVVRGTRGGSATAAAALNALCALAAARSGAGHSAP, from the coding sequence GTGACCGTCCCCGGCGAGGGCCGGGCGCTGGCCGCGCTGGGGCTGCCCGCGGCCGAGATCGAGGCGCTGAGCATGGCCCGGCTGCGCGCCGCCGCCACGGTGGCGCTGCCGCCCCCTCCCGCCGAGCAGGTGGCGCTGCGGATGGCCTACGCCGCCGGCGACCCCGGGCTGCTCGCCGAGCTGGTGGTGCCGGTGGCGGCGGTCGAGGCGGCGACGGCGGCGCTGGGCTGCCGGGCGGCGGTGATCTGCGACGTCGCCATGGTCGCCGCCGGCGCCCGAGCGTGGCTGGCGCGGCTGGGGATCGAGCCGCTGGTCGCGGTCGAGGCCGCCGGCCGCCCCCTCCCCGACCTGGTCGGAGCGGCGACCCGGGCGGCGGCGGCGGGGAGCAGCCGCAGCGCCCGCGGCCTGCTCGCCCTCGCCGCCGAGATCGGCGGCGCGGTGGTGGTGATCGGCAACGCCCCCACCGCCCTGCTGGCGCTGCTCGACGCCCTCGCCGACGGCGCCCCGCCGCCGGCCGCGGTGGTGGCGAGCTGCTGCGGGCTGGTCGCCGCCGCCGAGGCCAAGGAGCTGCTCCTCGCCGGGGCGCCGGCGCCGTCGATCGTGGTGCGGGGCACCCGTGGGGGCTCGGCGACCGCCGCCGCCGCCCTCAACGCCCTCTGCGCGCTGGCCGCCGCCCGGTCCGGGGCGGGACACTCCGCGCCATGA
- a CDS encoding cobalt-precorrin-5B (C(1))-methyltransferase — protein sequence MTGLRETGGPGSAAADEEGYSPAPRRRRGLRSGFTTGACAAAATRAACLHLVGGAPAAEVGIALPAGFEQSFAVEDPRAGEGWASAVVVKDAGDDPDVTHGARVTATVAWTAEPGLALRGGEGVGTVTLPGLGLEVGGPAINAVPRRMIGEAAAEAVAAAAARGRGLEVTIAVPGGEVMARKTMNPRLGVLGGISILGTTGVVHAWSTASWRASVVQAVGVAVANGADHLVLSTGGRSERYAKGRLPGLPDIAFVEMGEFAGHALDRACELGVRRVTLAGMVGKLAKLAQGQFQLHVAGGGVDPVLLADLAVRAGAGEPLAARVRGANTARHAQEMVLEAGVRGFFDELCATAARRCHERTGGAVAVEAWCFDPDSGELLGSGEAGLEQPGGGLPSESPHRAGERPEKGTMS from the coding sequence ATGACCGGTCTGCGCGAGACCGGCGGCCCGGGGAGCGCGGCCGCCGACGAGGAGGGCTACTCGCCCGCGCCCCGCCGCCGCCGCGGGCTGCGCAGCGGCTTCACCACCGGGGCCTGCGCCGCCGCCGCCACCCGGGCCGCCTGCCTCCACCTGGTCGGCGGCGCGCCTGCGGCGGAGGTGGGGATCGCCCTGCCCGCCGGCTTCGAGCAGAGCTTCGCGGTCGAGGACCCCCGCGCCGGCGAGGGCTGGGCCTCGGCGGTGGTGGTGAAGGACGCCGGCGACGACCCCGACGTCACCCACGGCGCCCGGGTCACCGCCACCGTGGCCTGGACGGCCGAGCCCGGGCTGGCGCTGCGCGGCGGCGAGGGGGTGGGCACCGTCACCCTGCCCGGGCTCGGTCTCGAGGTGGGTGGCCCGGCGATCAACGCGGTGCCCCGGCGGATGATCGGCGAGGCCGCGGCGGAGGCGGTGGCCGCGGCCGCCGCCCGGGGGCGCGGGCTCGAGGTGACGATCGCGGTCCCCGGCGGCGAGGTGATGGCGCGGAAGACCATGAACCCGCGCCTCGGGGTGCTCGGCGGCATCTCCATCCTCGGCACCACCGGGGTGGTCCACGCCTGGTCGACCGCCTCCTGGCGGGCCAGCGTGGTCCAGGCGGTGGGGGTGGCGGTGGCCAACGGCGCCGACCACCTGGTGCTCAGCACCGGCGGGCGCAGCGAGCGCTACGCGAAGGGCCGGCTCCCCGGGCTGCCCGACATCGCCTTCGTCGAGATGGGGGAGTTCGCCGGCCACGCCCTCGACCGGGCCTGCGAGCTCGGGGTCCGACGCGTCACCCTGGCGGGGATGGTCGGAAAGCTCGCCAAGCTCGCCCAGGGGCAGTTCCAGCTCCATGTCGCCGGCGGCGGCGTCGACCCGGTGCTGCTCGCCGACCTGGCGGTGCGCGCCGGCGCCGGCGAGCCCCTGGCGGCTCGGGTGCGCGGCGCCAACACCGCCCGCCACGCCCAGGAGATGGTGCTGGAGGCGGGGGTGCGCGGCTTCTTCGACGAGCTCTGCGCCACCGCGGCGCGGCGCTGCCACGAGCGCACCGGCGGGGCGGTGGCGGTGGAGGCCTGGTGCTTCGACCCCGACAGCGGGGAGCTGCTCGGCTCCGGCGAGGCCGGGCTCGAGCAGCCAGGGGGAGGGCTGCCATCCGAGTCCCCCCACCGGGCGGGTGAGCGCCCAGAGAAAGGGACGATGTCATGA
- the cbiE gene encoding precorrin-6y C5,15-methyltransferase (decarboxylating) subunit CbiE, translated as MSTQPVVVVGVPVAGIVALDERGRELVAAATLLCGGRRHLDEVPAHGEERVEIGDVGACVGRLRQRRPEELAVVLATGDPLLFGIGATLVRELGAAEVTIIPAVSAVQEVFARARLPWHGCRLLSAHGRDPATALAGALAGGPAAIHCDGVNSPQRLAATLLEAGMEDCRAVVGERLGGPVERVVDTTLSAVAAGSWDGNSVLLLDRAGPATAAAPAVEFGRPEGRFAHSGGMITRAEVRAVVLARLRPAGAAVIWDVGAGSGSIGIEAAGLAPGARVWAVERDPDQLVHLRANAADLAPGRVEVVEGAAPEALSGLPVPDRVVVGGHGGRLGEILGTVRARIRPGGRVVGSFATLDAVLVARAALGDWSPEVSQLSVARGVAAGRGLRLRAEDPVFVVSATRPSHPADAAPGHREAAETVG; from the coding sequence ATGAGCACCCAGCCGGTGGTGGTGGTCGGGGTGCCGGTCGCCGGCATCGTCGCCCTCGACGAGCGCGGCCGTGAGCTGGTGGCCGCCGCCACCCTGCTCTGCGGCGGGCGCCGGCACCTCGACGAGGTCCCCGCCCACGGCGAGGAGCGGGTCGAGATCGGCGACGTCGGCGCCTGCGTCGGCCGGCTGCGGCAGCGCCGGCCGGAGGAGCTGGCGGTGGTGCTCGCCACCGGCGACCCGCTGCTCTTCGGCATCGGCGCCACCCTGGTGCGCGAGCTCGGCGCGGCCGAGGTGACGATCATCCCCGCGGTGTCGGCGGTGCAGGAGGTGTTCGCCCGCGCCCGGCTGCCCTGGCACGGCTGCCGCCTGCTCAGCGCCCACGGGCGCGACCCCGCGACCGCCCTCGCCGGCGCCCTCGCCGGCGGCCCCGCCGCGATCCACTGCGACGGCGTCAACTCCCCCCAGCGGCTCGCCGCCACCCTGCTCGAGGCGGGGATGGAGGACTGCCGGGCGGTGGTCGGCGAACGCCTCGGCGGGCCGGTGGAGCGGGTGGTCGACACCACCCTGTCGGCGGTGGCCGCGGGCAGCTGGGACGGCAACAGCGTGCTCCTGCTCGACCGAGCCGGGCCCGCCACGGCGGCGGCGCCCGCCGTCGAGTTCGGCCGCCCCGAGGGCCGCTTCGCCCACAGCGGCGGGATGATCACCCGCGCGGAGGTGCGGGCGGTGGTGCTCGCCCGGCTCCGGCCGGCGGGCGCGGCGGTGATCTGGGACGTCGGCGCCGGCTCCGGGTCGATCGGGATCGAGGCGGCCGGCCTCGCCCCCGGGGCCCGGGTCTGGGCCGTCGAGCGCGACCCCGACCAGCTGGTCCACCTCCGCGCCAACGCCGCCGACCTCGCCCCCGGCCGGGTCGAGGTGGTCGAGGGTGCCGCCCCCGAGGCGCTGAGCGGCCTTCCCGTGCCCGACCGGGTGGTGGTGGGCGGCCACGGCGGCCGCCTCGGCGAGATCCTCGGCACCGTCCGCGCCCGGATCCGCCCCGGCGGCCGGGTGGTGGGCTCCTTCGCGACCCTCGACGCCGTGCTGGTCGCGCGCGCCGCCCTCGGCGACTGGTCGCCCGAGGTCAGCCAGCTGTCGGTGGCCCGCGGCGTCGCCGCCGGCCGGGGGCTGCGGCTGCGCGCCGAGGACCCCGTCTTCGTGGTGAGCGCGACCCGCCCCTCCCACCCCGCGGATGCCGCACCCGGCCACCGCGAAGCCGCGGAAACCGTGGGGTGA
- a CDS encoding precorrin-2 C(20)-methyltransferase has protein sequence MSSLDSLAAGLLGDHPRPGTLYGIGAGPGDPGLLTLRAAALLQRLDVVAVPRSSRGRGVAARALDGHPGPGRLLELISDMPADPEAVERGWRARVAPLVAALDEGRSVGMVTDGDPSLYSTFAHAAAAVLEARPATALAVVPGVPAMCAAAAVEGRPLAVGGERIAVLPASRLREGELEAALAASDTVVLLKAGAAIGRLRTLLEGPARGWSVRYARRVGLEGETHADSLDGAGADYMALVILRRPVAGRAG, from the coding sequence GTGAGCTCGCTCGACAGCCTCGCCGCCGGCCTGCTCGGCGACCACCCCCGTCCCGGCACCCTCTACGGGATCGGCGCCGGGCCCGGCGACCCCGGGCTGCTCACCCTGCGGGCGGCGGCGCTGCTCCAGCGCCTCGACGTGGTGGCCGTGCCCCGCAGCAGCCGGGGCCGGGGGGTGGCCGCCCGGGCGCTCGACGGCCACCCGGGGCCCGGCCGCCTGCTCGAGCTGATCAGTGACATGCCGGCGGACCCGGAGGCGGTGGAGCGCGGCTGGCGGGCGCGGGTGGCGCCGCTGGTCGCCGCCCTCGACGAGGGCCGGAGCGTGGGGATGGTGACCGACGGCGACCCCTCCCTCTACAGCACCTTCGCCCACGCCGCCGCGGCGGTGCTGGAGGCGCGCCCCGCCACCGCGCTCGCGGTGGTCCCGGGGGTGCCGGCGATGTGCGCCGCCGCCGCGGTCGAGGGGCGGCCCCTGGCGGTGGGCGGCGAGCGCATCGCCGTGCTCCCCGCCTCGCGGCTCCGCGAGGGCGAGCTCGAGGCGGCGCTGGCGGCGTCCGACACCGTGGTGCTGCTCAAGGCGGGGGCCGCCATCGGCCGGCTGCGGACGCTGCTCGAGGGTCCCGCCCGGGGCTGGTCGGTGCGGTACGCGCGCCGGGTGGGGCTGGAGGGCGAGACCCACGCCGACAGCCTCGACGGCGCCGGCGCCGACTACATGGCGCTGGTGATCCTCCGCCGGCCCGTCGCCGGGCGGGCCGGATGA